One stretch of Chitinivorax tropicus DNA includes these proteins:
- a CDS encoding HD-GYP domain-containing protein: MKVIVVDDTRINLTLMQHLIKRLDDAEALLFEQSAEALQWCIDNDPDLIVVDYMMPSPDGLEFIERFRAAPEKQDIPVLMVTANNDNEVRYKALDVGANDFLTKPIDNKEFLARARNMLALRRSQKALNDRAAWLAEEVHKATLEIKRGEQETILRLTRAAEFRDPETGAHIQRMALYSQLIARKLGWSAIEQELILASAPMHDVGKVGIPDQILLKPGRLDDQELEIMRKHAQYGHDILHGSQSPLLQMGAIIALTHHEKYDGSGYPNMLKGEDIPQVGRIVAVADVFDALMSERPYKKAWPLEQALDFLKAQRGQHFDPACLDAFFDSWEAINEVRIRLQDRL; the protein is encoded by the coding sequence ATGAAGGTGATTGTGGTGGACGATACCCGCATCAATCTGACGTTGATGCAGCACCTGATCAAACGACTCGATGATGCGGAAGCGCTTCTGTTCGAGCAATCCGCTGAAGCGCTGCAATGGTGCATCGACAACGACCCGGATCTGATTGTCGTCGATTACATGATGCCCTCCCCTGATGGCCTCGAATTCATCGAGCGATTCCGAGCCGCCCCTGAGAAACAGGATATCCCTGTGTTGATGGTGACAGCCAACAACGATAACGAGGTACGTTACAAAGCGCTCGACGTGGGGGCAAATGACTTTCTGACCAAGCCGATCGACAACAAGGAATTCCTGGCCCGCGCCCGTAACATGCTGGCGCTGCGCCGCAGCCAGAAGGCACTGAATGATCGGGCGGCCTGGCTTGCGGAGGAAGTCCATAAAGCCACATTGGAAATCAAGCGGGGAGAACAGGAAACCATCCTACGCCTGACCCGCGCTGCGGAATTCCGTGACCCGGAAACCGGTGCGCACATCCAGCGGATGGCCCTCTACTCTCAACTGATCGCCCGCAAGCTGGGCTGGAGCGCCATCGAACAGGAGCTGATCCTGGCCTCAGCACCCATGCATGATGTTGGCAAGGTCGGCATTCCAGATCAGATTCTGCTGAAACCTGGTCGGCTGGATGACCAGGAGCTTGAAATCATGCGCAAGCACGCGCAGTATGGACACGACATCCTGCATGGCAGCCAGTCCCCCTTATTGCAGATGGGGGCGATCATTGCGTTGACCCATCATGAGAAATACGATGGTTCCGGCTACCCCAACATGCTCAAAGGCGAGGATATTCCGCAGGTTGGCCGCATTGTTGCCGTAGCCGATGTGTTCGACGCACTGATGTCTGAGCGGCCCTATAAAAAAGCATGGCCCTTGGAGCAGGCGCTGGATTTTCTGAAGGCCCAACGTGGCCAGCATTTCGATCCGGCATGTCTGGATGCGTTCTTTGACTCGTGGGAGGCAATCAACGAAGTCCGCATCCGGCTACAGGATCGATTGTAA
- a CDS encoding response regulator, with protein sequence MQETRLSDFGKLLQRQLKRSLGINSDDALAALMHALEACGQQAGEQSPLHKLGERLSTLFGQINLAYEQSERDLALRTRSLELSSNELFQANEQLRLDAQSQQAALTQLRETINHLLSGSQQPRVTEDDSDITYLSAMISHLVAEQERAQAKLTESEQRFRLVFESLREVVYQTDVAGHWRYLNPAWCDITGFSTEESIGVHLKELFHPDDVATAMDQITRLLNCDIRSCRLNSRWVNRFGQIRWIELYAHRLEDKRGELLGLTGSLIDITERVEAERELKRTMEVLLTLVENMQAGVMVEDSTGQIVLINETMNHLFGLEPHLHIQAGQTFQEVMQHTAARFADGDAFARQARWLHQRGQLSRDTEVIMKDGRVLEMDFVPMGNAGKRRVMWSFRDITQRKQAENEINRARMQLVDAIESLDAGLIMLDAEERLAICNQRFRELFPQAAEVLQPGMPYLDILREYCFQGGHRWNGEKPEHFIQRQLSRIRHPGQTIEQQVNGRWVRSSDRRTADGGVVSLYTDISSLKQSEAMLLRAKEAAESANQAKSEFLANMSHEIRTPMNGIIGMVQLALDTELNAEQREYLGLVKSSADGLLTIINEILDFSKIEAGRMEVEQVEFSPRPMLNDIVKSMGLRAQEKGLEMICDVSLALPYRLIGDPSRLRQVINNLIGNAIKFTEHGEIVLKVVTNEPKQNHVQVHFSVKDSGIGIPKDKQQLIFESFQQADTSTTRKYGGTGLGLTICQRLVELMGGRIWVESEPGQGSTFHFVLPYAIAQHTERPIAAPIEAVIGKTALVIDDNSTNLMVTSRQLNQLGLTITTADDPVTATQMILEEYEQQRHFDLVFIDGHMPEIDGLTLLEQLNELQLLKNSRSFILTSGGKRGDAKRGQNCGLVGYLTKPVTDQELHDAIMLAMGLNPQGNNAQLITRHSLRERDRTGNILLVEDNPVNQKLAIRLLEKMGHQVTLAENGQIGADLAISQRFDLILMDVQMPIMGGFEATGLIRTHEQAAGYHTPIIAMTARAMQGDREQCLQAGMDDYLTKPIQQQLLIEAIQRMLALPQHSQPEPDTPITPTMHPIFAEAVARMGGDEVLFAQLASLFLSDYHEYVNTLQNALDDKSSDKVMRAAHTLKGMVVNFGLNGVAKLAQSLEAFGSNPTDWAVAHDTMQQLKSELDDVLPLLRQCAAIAQNGVNA encoded by the coding sequence ATGCAAGAAACCCGACTGAGTGATTTTGGCAAGCTGCTGCAACGCCAGTTGAAACGGTCACTGGGGATCAACAGTGACGACGCGCTGGCAGCCCTGATGCATGCACTGGAGGCCTGTGGGCAACAAGCTGGCGAGCAATCGCCGTTGCACAAGCTGGGCGAGCGCCTGTCAACTCTGTTTGGCCAGATCAATCTGGCCTATGAGCAGTCCGAGCGTGATCTGGCTTTACGTACCCGTAGCCTGGAGCTCAGCTCGAATGAGTTGTTTCAGGCCAACGAACAACTGCGGCTGGATGCACAAAGCCAGCAAGCCGCCCTGACCCAGCTCAGGGAGACCATCAATCACCTGCTCTCCGGCAGCCAACAGCCCCGTGTCACCGAGGATGACTCGGATATCACCTATCTATCCGCCATGATCAGCCATCTGGTTGCCGAGCAGGAACGGGCGCAGGCCAAGCTGACCGAAAGTGAACAGCGCTTCCGCCTGGTGTTCGAAAGCCTGCGTGAAGTGGTATACCAGACCGATGTGGCAGGCCATTGGCGCTATCTCAACCCTGCGTGGTGCGATATCACCGGGTTCAGCACCGAAGAATCGATTGGCGTTCATCTCAAGGAGCTGTTTCACCCGGACGATGTGGCGACAGCCATGGATCAAATCACCCGTCTGCTGAACTGCGACATCCGTTCATGTCGGCTGAATTCGAGGTGGGTGAACAGATTTGGGCAGATCCGCTGGATCGAGCTTTACGCCCATCGGCTGGAGGACAAACGTGGTGAACTGCTGGGATTGACTGGATCACTGATCGACATCACTGAGCGCGTCGAGGCCGAGCGCGAGCTGAAACGCACCATGGAAGTCCTGCTCACCCTGGTTGAGAACATGCAAGCTGGCGTGATGGTGGAGGACTCCACCGGGCAGATCGTGCTGATCAACGAAACCATGAATCACCTGTTTGGCCTGGAGCCACATCTCCATATCCAGGCCGGACAGACATTTCAGGAGGTCATGCAGCATACCGCCGCCCGCTTTGCCGACGGCGATGCCTTCGCCCGCCAGGCCAGATGGCTACACCAGCGCGGGCAGCTCAGCCGCGACACAGAAGTCATCATGAAAGATGGCCGCGTGCTGGAAATGGACTTCGTGCCCATGGGCAATGCAGGCAAACGACGCGTCATGTGGAGCTTTCGTGACATCACCCAGCGCAAGCAGGCTGAAAACGAGATCAACCGCGCCAGGATGCAGCTGGTCGATGCCATCGAGAGCCTCGATGCCGGCTTGATCATGCTGGATGCCGAAGAGCGGCTGGCGATCTGTAATCAACGCTTCCGAGAGCTGTTTCCACAAGCCGCCGAAGTCCTACAGCCCGGCATGCCCTATCTGGATATCCTGCGTGAATATTGCTTTCAAGGCGGGCATCGCTGGAATGGTGAGAAGCCAGAGCATTTCATTCAGCGTCAATTGTCCAGAATACGCCACCCCGGCCAGACCATCGAGCAACAAGTCAATGGTCGCTGGGTACGCAGCTCGGATCGACGAACTGCGGACGGTGGAGTGGTCAGTCTATACACCGATATATCCAGCCTGAAGCAATCCGAGGCCATGCTGCTGCGGGCCAAGGAAGCCGCCGAATCAGCCAACCAGGCGAAAAGCGAGTTTCTCGCCAATATGAGCCACGAGATCCGGACGCCGATGAATGGCATCATCGGCATGGTGCAGCTGGCGCTGGATACCGAGCTGAATGCCGAGCAACGCGAATACCTGGGCTTGGTGAAATCCTCTGCGGATGGCCTACTGACCATCATCAATGAAATCCTGGACTTTTCGAAGATCGAAGCGGGGCGCATGGAGGTCGAGCAAGTCGAATTCTCCCCACGCCCGATGTTGAACGATATTGTGAAGAGCATGGGGCTGCGGGCTCAGGAAAAAGGGCTGGAGATGATATGCGACGTCAGCCTCGCACTGCCCTATCGCCTGATTGGTGACCCCAGTCGGCTGAGACAGGTCATCAACAATCTGATCGGCAACGCCATCAAATTCACAGAGCATGGTGAGATTGTGCTCAAGGTGGTGACCAACGAGCCCAAGCAGAATCACGTACAGGTCCATTTCTCGGTCAAGGATAGCGGGATCGGCATCCCCAAAGACAAGCAACAGCTGATCTTCGAGTCCTTTCAACAGGCTGATACCTCCACCACCCGGAAATACGGTGGCACCGGGCTTGGGCTGACCATCTGTCAACGGCTTGTCGAGCTGATGGGGGGCCGGATCTGGGTGGAAAGCGAGCCGGGCCAGGGCAGCACATTCCATTTCGTCTTGCCCTATGCCATCGCCCAACACACCGAACGCCCGATTGCCGCGCCGATCGAGGCCGTCATCGGGAAGACCGCGCTGGTCATCGATGATAATTCGACCAACCTGATGGTCACCAGCCGGCAGTTGAATCAGCTTGGCCTGACCATCACCACCGCAGATGATCCTGTCACTGCAACCCAAATGATTCTGGAGGAATACGAACAACAGCGGCATTTTGATCTGGTGTTCATCGATGGCCACATGCCAGAGATCGACGGCCTGACGCTATTGGAGCAGTTGAACGAGCTGCAGTTGCTCAAGAACAGTCGCTCCTTCATATTGACCTCCGGTGGCAAGCGGGGTGATGCCAAGCGGGGTCAGAACTGTGGATTGGTGGGCTATTTGACCAAGCCAGTCACCGATCAGGAACTGCACGATGCCATCATGCTGGCCATGGGGCTGAATCCACAAGGCAACAACGCCCAGCTCATCACCCGCCACAGCCTGCGTGAACGCGACCGTACCGGCAATATCCTGTTGGTGGAGGATAACCCGGTCAATCAAAAACTGGCGATTCGCCTGCTCGAAAAAATGGGCCATCAGGTCACACTGGCCGAGAATGGTCAGATCGGTGCCGATCTCGCCATTAGCCAACGCTTCGACCTGATCTTGATGGATGTGCAGATGCCGATCATGGGTGGGTTCGAAGCAACCGGTCTGATCCGCACCCATGAGCAGGCAGCGGGCTATCACACGCCGATCATCGCCATGACCGCCCGGGCGATGCAGGGGGACCGGGAGCAATGCCTGCAGGCCGGTATGGATGACTATCTCACCAAGCCCATCCAGCAACAGCTGCTGATCGAAGCCATTCAGCGGATGCTGGCCCTCCCGCAACATTCACAGCCAGAGCCCGACACCCCCATCACCCCGACAATGCACCCGATCTTTGCCGAAGCGGTAGCCCGCATGGGGGGGGATGAGGTGTTGTTCGCGCAACTGGCAAGCTTGTTTCTCAGTGACTACCATGAGTATGTCAACACGCTACAGAACGCATTGGACGACAAGTCAAGCGACAAGGTGATGCGCGCAGCCCACACACTCAAGGGAATGGTGGTGAATTTCGGGCTGAACGGCGTCGCCAAGCTGGCACAAAGCCTAGAAGCATTTGGCAGCAACCCGACTGACTGGGCTGTTGCACATGACACCATGCAGCAACTGAAATCTGAGTTGGATGATGTGCTACCGCTACTAAGGCAATGCGCCGCCATTGCGCAGAATGGAGTCAATGCATGA
- a CDS encoding sensor domain-containing diguanylate cyclase, which produces MSRRTGNTAARLKQQRWLVVAIAVTLVLAIVSWLSFLIHDARVKALDAANIQVENLSTILKLRVSGLLREADLVLLDIADETHDLSPDLVPAHQQNLRTKLASLPQAGELAIFNSQGELVTALHSNASRWAGLDVSSWLSELRGTRHATSRTDTRNVFNTLGPSVFLLQQLHDRQGHMIGAVCVVLPVSRLLVLLESLDIGTKGVVSLHDEQGTWLARTPTFPAPGVSLPPHGEVRRLATSQSTTQRLLVKSSIDGVERLTSFRRVPNSALILAVGLSTDEILQTLQNSLWIYATASVAVILLVSVMVVLFWRAQNQTLALLQHRKLLEASEERFRLTAEVAPVSLVIAAYPSLQVEFINQRAALLFNIDTAAATGRHVQEFFVAQHDADTLSQLLNNQEQINEFEMQLKRRDGSLFWALVSVRAGQAELDQRLYICLVDITERKELEIQLERQAITDSLTSLVNRRGFVAKAVMEISRSRRFHRPMSLMLLDIDHFKQVNDRYGHAVGDQALQAMARACQQVVRQSDVIGRLGGEEFAVLLPETDILLAEEVAERIRLEVAALRIPVSGENPLWFTVSIGVTLLHLNHQTIEDVMAEADIALYQAKSAGRNRVVRYRPANTSASHK; this is translated from the coding sequence ATGAGTCGTCGCACAGGAAACACGGCAGCAAGGCTTAAACAACAACGGTGGCTGGTCGTCGCCATTGCGGTGACATTGGTGCTGGCGATTGTCAGCTGGTTGAGTTTCCTGATCCACGATGCCCGCGTCAAAGCGCTGGATGCCGCCAATATCCAGGTCGAAAACCTATCGACCATCTTGAAATTGCGGGTCAGTGGCCTGCTGCGCGAGGCCGATTTGGTCTTGCTGGATATCGCGGATGAAACCCATGACCTCAGCCCCGACCTCGTCCCGGCACACCAACAGAACCTGCGGACCAAGCTGGCCAGCCTCCCTCAAGCCGGTGAGCTGGCCATCTTCAACAGCCAAGGCGAGTTGGTGACTGCATTGCATTCGAATGCGTCACGATGGGCTGGGCTGGATGTGTCCAGTTGGCTTTCTGAGCTGCGGGGCACCAGACATGCAACCAGCCGCACGGACACCCGCAATGTATTCAACACCCTGGGGCCGAGTGTCTTTCTGCTCCAGCAGCTGCATGATCGACAAGGCCACATGATCGGCGCAGTCTGTGTGGTTCTGCCGGTTTCGCGGCTGCTTGTTCTGCTTGAGTCGCTCGACATCGGCACGAAGGGTGTTGTGTCTTTGCATGACGAGCAGGGTACTTGGCTGGCGCGCACCCCTACATTCCCAGCACCTGGCGTGTCGCTACCACCGCATGGCGAGGTACGGCGTCTGGCCACCAGCCAATCTACCACCCAGCGCTTGTTGGTCAAGTCCTCCATCGACGGCGTGGAACGCCTTACCTCGTTTCGACGCGTGCCGAACAGCGCCCTGATTCTGGCGGTCGGCCTGTCAACCGATGAGATCCTGCAGACCTTGCAGAATTCACTGTGGATCTACGCCACTGCTTCCGTAGCAGTGATTTTGCTGGTCAGCGTCATGGTCGTGTTGTTCTGGCGGGCACAAAATCAAACCCTGGCACTCCTGCAACACCGCAAGCTGCTGGAGGCCAGCGAGGAGCGGTTCCGATTGACCGCAGAAGTCGCACCGGTCTCACTCGTCATCGCCGCCTACCCCTCGTTGCAGGTGGAGTTCATCAACCAACGCGCCGCCTTGCTGTTCAACATCGACACTGCAGCCGCCACAGGGCGACATGTGCAGGAATTCTTCGTCGCCCAGCACGATGCCGATACGCTCAGCCAGCTCCTGAACAATCAGGAACAGATCAACGAATTCGAGATGCAGCTCAAACGCAGGGATGGGAGCCTGTTCTGGGCGCTGGTATCGGTACGCGCTGGGCAGGCAGAGCTGGATCAGCGGCTTTACATCTGCTTGGTGGATATCACTGAGCGTAAGGAACTCGAAATCCAGTTGGAGCGGCAAGCCATCACCGACAGCTTGACCAGCCTGGTCAACCGACGCGGGTTTGTGGCTAAAGCCGTGATGGAGATTTCACGCTCTCGGCGTTTTCATCGCCCGATGTCCTTGATGCTGCTCGATATCGATCACTTCAAACAGGTCAATGACCGCTATGGGCACGCCGTAGGTGATCAAGCTTTGCAAGCCATGGCGCGGGCCTGCCAACAGGTGGTGCGTCAGTCTGATGTGATCGGCAGGCTGGGCGGGGAAGAGTTCGCCGTACTCCTGCCGGAAACAGATATCCTACTTGCAGAAGAAGTCGCAGAACGGATACGGCTGGAGGTCGCTGCGCTACGGATTCCTGTCTCGGGTGAAAACCCCTTATGGTTCACCGTCAGCATCGGGGTGACTCTGTTGCACCTGAATCATCAAACGATAGAAGATGTCATGGCTGAAGCAGACATTGCGCTTTATCAGGCCAAGTCCGCAGGCCGGAATCGGGTGGTGCGATATCGCCCGGCCAACACATCGGCCAGCCACAAGTAG
- a CDS encoding nucleoside recognition domain-containing protein — MLNILWASFIVLAFMAACVQAFLLGHTDIFGQLTKAMFDSAKNGFEIALGLTGVMTLWLGLLKIGEQAGFIEKLARGLAPLFRRLLPEVPAGHPALGSITMNMAANMLGLDNAATPLGLKAMQELQTLNPSQDTASNAQIMFLVINTASVTLFPVTIMAYRAQMGAANPADVFVPLLIASFCGTLAGIIVTGLIQRIRLFDPVLLLWLGGWSALLATLATWLLRLSAADMQQQTLLLSNAALMAIVVAFVGGAWLKGVNVYETFVEGAKDGFATAVRIIPYLVAMLFAIALFRASGALDLLINGIRHMVAMSGLDTRWVDALPTGLMKTLSGSGARAMMLDTLKVQGADSFAGRLVSILQGSSETTFYVLAVYFGSVGIRRARHALACGLIADLASFVAAVGVAYAFFG; from the coding sequence ATGTTGAATATCCTCTGGGCCAGCTTCATCGTGCTGGCATTCATGGCCGCCTGCGTGCAGGCATTCCTACTCGGCCACACTGATATATTCGGCCAATTGACCAAGGCCATGTTCGATTCCGCCAAGAACGGATTCGAGATTGCACTGGGCCTGACCGGGGTCATGACGCTATGGCTCGGCTTATTGAAGATTGGGGAACAAGCAGGCTTCATCGAGAAACTGGCCCGCGGTCTGGCACCGTTGTTCCGGCGGCTACTGCCCGAAGTACCGGCTGGTCACCCCGCACTGGGCAGTATCACCATGAATATGGCCGCCAACATGCTAGGCCTCGACAATGCAGCCACCCCGCTCGGGCTCAAGGCCATGCAGGAATTACAGACTCTGAACCCCAGCCAAGACACGGCCAGCAATGCGCAGATCATGTTTCTGGTGATCAATACTGCATCAGTGACCCTGTTCCCGGTGACCATCATGGCCTATCGTGCCCAGATGGGCGCAGCCAATCCGGCTGATGTCTTTGTTCCGCTGCTGATCGCCTCGTTCTGTGGCACCCTGGCCGGCATCATCGTCACCGGTTTGATCCAGCGCATTCGCCTATTCGACCCGGTATTGCTGCTATGGCTGGGCGGTTGGAGCGCCCTGCTTGCCACGCTTGCAACTTGGTTGTTACGTCTGTCGGCTGCCGACATGCAGCAACAAACATTACTGTTGAGCAATGCTGCGCTGATGGCGATCGTGGTGGCCTTTGTCGGTGGGGCCTGGCTCAAGGGGGTCAATGTCTACGAGACATTTGTCGAGGGCGCCAAGGACGGCTTTGCAACCGCTGTCCGGATCATTCCCTATCTGGTCGCCATGTTGTTCGCCATTGCGCTGTTTCGAGCAAGTGGCGCACTGGATCTGTTGATCAATGGCATTCGCCATATGGTTGCAATGTCCGGTCTCGATACTCGCTGGGTCGATGCCTTGCCGACAGGGCTCATGAAAACCTTGTCTGGCAGCGGCGCAAGGGCCATGATGCTGGATACGCTCAAAGTACAGGGTGCCGATTCATTTGCCGGGCGGCTGGTGTCGATTCTACAGGGCTCCAGCGAGACGACATTTTATGTCTTGGCCGTCTACTTCGGCTCGGTAGGCATCCGGCGTGCCCGTCATGCACTGGCATGCGGGCTGATTGCCGACTTGGCGAGCTTTGTGGCTGCGGTCGGCGTGGCCTATGCTTTTTTTGGGTAG
- a CDS encoding alpha/beta hydrolase, with protein sequence MISWLPDDAPLVGILQISHGMAEHCLRYKALASHLSRHGIGVCTHDHRGHGRSVQGDEAFGHYADRDGWAKVVADLHQVNQHIHQAHPGVPIMMLGHSMGSFIQRAYLLQHGNTLQGAIISSTGIHYGIVAKLAGAVAKWDARRIGLRTPSKLMAKLSFGAFNLQFMPSRTAFDWLSRDPAQVDAYLADPFCGFDCSGGLWGDLFEAITLMEHAEATGLGIPTQLPVLFIAGGRDPVSMGGRGCKALRKRYVKAGMQDVDCRIYPGGRHEILNEINRETVYADITTWMLAHLASKQNSAPSTAKLVNA encoded by the coding sequence ATGATCAGTTGGCTGCCAGACGACGCCCCATTGGTTGGAATATTGCAGATTTCACATGGCATGGCAGAACATTGCCTACGCTACAAGGCACTGGCCAGTCATCTGAGTCGGCATGGCATCGGCGTCTGCACCCATGATCACCGTGGCCATGGTCGCAGTGTGCAGGGTGACGAAGCCTTTGGCCATTATGCGGATCGAGATGGCTGGGCCAAGGTGGTGGCGGATCTCCATCAAGTCAATCAACACATCCATCAGGCCCATCCCGGCGTCCCGATCATGATGCTTGGTCACAGCATGGGCTCTTTCATTCAACGAGCCTACCTGCTCCAGCACGGCAATACGCTGCAAGGTGCCATCATCTCCTCGACAGGCATCCACTATGGCATCGTCGCCAAACTCGCGGGTGCCGTCGCCAAGTGGGATGCTCGGCGCATAGGTTTGCGCACCCCAAGCAAACTGATGGCCAAATTGAGCTTTGGCGCCTTCAATCTACAGTTCATGCCAAGCCGGACGGCATTCGACTGGCTATCACGCGACCCAGCGCAGGTCGATGCCTATCTCGCAGACCCCTTTTGTGGGTTTGACTGCTCCGGCGGGCTCTGGGGAGATTTGTTCGAGGCGATCACCCTCATGGAGCACGCAGAAGCAACAGGACTGGGCATCCCCACACAACTCCCGGTGTTATTCATTGCCGGCGGACGAGACCCGGTCAGCATGGGAGGCCGTGGCTGCAAGGCCTTGCGGAAACGCTATGTCAAAGCCGGCATGCAGGATGTGGATTGCAGGATCTACCCCGGTGGGCGTCACGAAATCTTGAATGAGATCAATCGGGAGACTGTTTACGCCGATATCACGACCTGGATGCTGGCGCATCTCGCATCTAAGCAGAACAGCGCGCCCAGCACAGCAAAATTGGTCAACGCTTGA
- a CDS encoding inorganic phosphate transporter — protein sequence MTGMEISLNVVVMLVILALAFDFMNGFHDAANSIATIVSTGVLKPQHAVLWAAAFNFIALFIFHLKVATTIGKGTIDPGIVDQYVIFGALVGAIAWNIITWYFGIPSSSSHALIGGLVGAALAKSGPDSLIWAGIGKTVAFIFISPVLGFFLGAILMIIVSWICFRSTPLAVDNWFRRLQLVSAGLYSLGHGGNDAQKTIGIIWLLLIAAGYSTPQDEVPLWVIFACYFTIALGTMLGGWRIVKTMGQRITKLKPVGGFCAETGGAIMLFFASALGVPVSTTHTITGSIVGVGAARKFSSVRWGVAGGIVWAWILTIPASAAISAFFYWIGEHLF from the coding sequence ATGACTGGTATGGAAATCAGCCTCAATGTAGTCGTCATGCTGGTGATACTGGCGCTGGCATTCGACTTCATGAACGGCTTCCACGATGCGGCGAACTCAATCGCCACCATCGTCTCGACCGGGGTACTGAAACCCCAACACGCGGTGCTCTGGGCGGCAGCATTCAATTTCATCGCCTTGTTCATTTTCCACCTCAAGGTAGCCACCACGATCGGCAAAGGCACGATCGACCCTGGCATTGTCGATCAGTACGTGATATTCGGCGCATTGGTCGGGGCCATTGCGTGGAACATCATCACCTGGTACTTCGGCATCCCATCGTCGTCGTCCCATGCGCTGATCGGGGGCTTGGTCGGTGCGGCTTTGGCCAAGTCCGGACCGGACTCCTTGATCTGGGCCGGCATCGGTAAAACCGTGGCGTTCATCTTCATCTCGCCGGTGCTGGGCTTCTTCCTGGGGGCGATTTTGATGATCATTGTCTCGTGGATCTGCTTCAGATCCACGCCGCTGGCTGTCGATAACTGGTTCCGCCGTCTGCAGCTGGTATCGGCAGGCCTGTACAGCCTCGGTCATGGCGGAAACGACGCGCAGAAGACCATTGGCATCATCTGGCTGTTGCTGATCGCTGCAGGGTATTCGACACCGCAGGATGAGGTGCCGCTGTGGGTGATCTTCGCTTGTTATTTCACCATCGCTCTGGGCACCATGCTTGGCGGCTGGCGTATCGTAAAGACCATGGGCCAGCGTATCACCAAGCTCAAGCCTGTGGGTGGTTTCTGTGCTGAAACTGGTGGCGCAATCATGTTGTTCTTCGCATCCGCGCTTGGGGTTCCGGTTTCCACCACCCACACCATCACCGGCTCCATCGTTGGTGTCGGGGCCGCTCGCAAGTTCTCCTCAGTCAGGTGGGGCGTGGCAGGGGGCATCGTCTGGGCCTGGATCTTGACCATTCCCGCCAGTGCGGCCATCTCGGCGTTCTTCTACTGGATTGGTGAACATCTGTTCTGA
- a CDS encoding DUF47 domain-containing protein, whose translation MFARFMPQEGKFFEFFNAHADQIALSAQKLVALMDLLGGDARALEEHVQTIESAEFKADTLTHDTVILLNKSFITPLDRDEIHQLISSMDDIIDVIHSIAQTLTMYDVRRATPEMKQLAEISLSAIERVRSAVKLINEPSEHAQDILKTCKDIDKLESDADRIMRGAVSRLFREEQDVRELIKLKAVYELLESITDRCMSVANTLEAIVLENA comes from the coding sequence ATGTTCGCTCGCTTCATGCCCCAAGAAGGCAAATTCTTCGAATTCTTTAACGCCCACGCAGACCAAATCGCCCTCTCCGCACAGAAACTGGTTGCGCTGATGGACCTACTGGGTGGCGATGCGCGCGCACTTGAAGAACACGTACAAACGATCGAATCAGCCGAATTCAAAGCTGACACCCTAACGCACGATACCGTGATTCTGCTGAACAAGAGCTTTATCACCCCACTCGACCGCGACGAGATCCACCAGCTGATCAGCTCCATGGACGATATCATCGATGTCATCCACAGTATCGCCCAGACGCTGACCATGTATGACGTCCGCCGGGCGACACCAGAGATGAAACAGCTGGCCGAAATCAGTTTGTCAGCCATCGAGCGCGTGCGCTCCGCTGTCAAGCTCATCAATGAGCCGAGCGAACACGCACAGGACATCCTGAAGACCTGCAAGGACATCGATAAGCTGGAAAGCGACGCGGATCGCATCATGCGTGGTGCGGTTTCCCGTCTGTTCCGCGAGGAGCAGGATGTCCGTGAGCTGATCAAGCTGAAAGCGGTATACGAGCTTCTGGAATCCATTACTGACCGCTGCATGTCCGTTGCCAATACGCTCGAAGCCATCGTGCTCGAAAACGCCTGA